In the Acidobacteriota bacterium genome, GATCTCGAGGACGGCGGGGCGGTTTCCGGCGTCCAGGGTCAGCACGTCCAGGACGGAGCGGCCGCCGCCCCGCCAGGCCGGCACCTGGCGATAGACCCACTCCGGGCGGAAGCCGGGGTCCAGGCCCCGGAGGTCCTTCAGCACCGCGCACTCCATCCACCGTTCCGGGCAGCGCCGGTAAACGTCGTGGCGCCGTTCCGGCGCGGGGAAGCTGCGGAGGCGAATCACGTCCCGGACCCACCGGTCCAGTTCCCGGGGCGGGAAGTCGGGGTAGGGGACCCGCGGGGAGCGCCACCCGATCCGGACGTCCCCCTCGGAAGGGCCGAAGACCTGGGCGATGGGGAGACCCAGGCGGGTCACCTGGTCGAAGGCGCGGGGCTGGGTCTCGAGGTCCAGGTGGGGGGCGTGGCGCCGGAGCAGGTCCGCGACGACGGGGTTGTCGTGGGAGGGCCGGAAAGGGGTGAACTCGAAGTCCGCGGGCGCCGTCGCCCCGCCGGCCGCCAAGCCCCACTCCTCCAGCGCGCGGAGCGGCGGGTCGTAGGCCCACAGGTGCGGCCGGACCATGGCGGGGTTGAGCAACCCCAGCCGTCCCGGGACCTGGACCGCCCCATCCCGGTGGCAGCACAGAACCAGGTGGTTGTCGAACCCCCGCCGACTCTCCCGGCAGTGGTGGAACCACGCGAGGGCGGCGGTCAGGAAAGCGGCGGAGTGCTCGGCGCCCTGGAAGGGGTAGAGGGCCATGCCGGCGGTGTAACCCCCGGGGCGCCGGAAGACCAGCCGGCAGAAACGGCTCCCCCAGCGCAGGCGCGGGTCCGGGGAGGAGGCGGCGGACTGGAGGCGGAAGGCGAAGGACCCGGCCCGCCGCAGGACGTGGCGGAACAGGGCGTCGTAGTAGGCGCGCATGGCCGCGGGGCTCAACTCGCCGGGGGGGCCGAAGTCGCGGTCGGACAGGAACTCCAGGAACACGGTCCCCTCCGGGCCCTCCAGTTGCAGGACCGGGAAGGCCCCCGGGGTGACGGCCTCGAAGCGGAAGGGCGAGCGGTGACCGGGCAGGAGGATCAACCGGGCCCCCGGGGCGGCGCCCGTGAGGGCGCAGGCGCCGGGGGGAAGCCGGAGGGCCTCCGCCTTCCCCTCGGGGCGAACCCGGACGGGGCAGACCGTCAGGAGGGTCTCGAGGTACTCCGGGGACAGTGGCGCCGTTTCCATGGCAAACATCCTCTACCGTAGATAACGTTTTCGCCGGAAGATTTCCGACGCCCGCCCCATTTTTTTTCAAAAAAACTTTTCTTCCGCGTAGAATGGTAGGGCCGCGCCCCCGTGGCGACGGCAGTTGGGCGGGAAGGAGGCCGGGGATGAAGCTGTTCGGGACCGACGGCATCCGGGGTGAGGCGGGGCGGTTCCCCCTGGACGGCCGCACCGTCGAAGCCGTCTGCACGGCCGTGGCCCGCCGCCTGGCGGGCGGGGGGGGGCCGGCCGTCCTGGTGGCCCGGGACACCCGCGAATCCGGGCCCTGGATCCGCGACCGGGCGCGACGCGCCTTCGCGGCGGCCGGGGTGGCCACCCTCGATCTCGGCGTCCTGCCGACCCCCGTCGCGGCGCGCGCGGCGGCGCGGCACGGGTGCGCGGGCGCCCTGGTGATCTCGGCCTCCCACAACCCCTACACGGACAACGGGCTCAAATTCCTCACGGCGGAAGGGACCAAGCTCCCGGACGACCTGGAGGCGGCCGTCGAGGCGGAGGTCCCGGGGTCGACGGCGCCCGGGGACGACGGCGGGGAGGCCCCCCCGCCGGCCTTTGCCCTCGACCCGGCCGTCGACCTGGCCGCCGATCCCGAAACCCTGCGCGAGTACACGGATTTCCTGGGCCGGTCCTTCCCCCGCGGCACGGCCGGGCGCCCGGGCCTGCGGGTCGTGGTGGACTGCGCCAACGGGGCGGCTTCCCCGCTGGCCCGGCTTGCCTCGGACCGCTTCGGCCTCTCCCTGCTGGCCATCCACGACACCCCCGACGGGCGGAACATCAACGCCGGCTGCGGGGCGGTCTGCCCCGGAACGGCGGCCCGGGCGGTCGTCGAGACGGGCGCCGGCCTGGGGCTCTCCCTGGACGGGGACGGGGACCGCCTCATGGCCTGCGACGCGGCCGGGCGGGTCCTCGACGGGGACGCCCTCCTGTACGTTCTCGCCCGGTGGCTGGCCAGCCGGAACGCGCTCCCCGGGGCCGCGGTGGTGGGCACGGTGATGACCAACCTGGGCCTGGAGCGGGCGCTCGCCCGGGACGGGATCCGCCTGGAACGGACCCCCGTGGGGGACCGGCACATCCAGGCGAGGCTGCGGGAGCAGGGCTGCGCCCTCGGGGGGGAACCCTCCGGGCACCTGATCGTGGCCCCGTACGCCCTGACGGGGGACGGCTTCCTGGCCGGCTGCCTGCTGCTCGAAGTCCTGGCCGATACGGGGGAGCCGCTCCCGGGGCTGCTCCTGGGTTACACCCCCTGCCCCTCGCGGATCTTCAACCTCCGGGTCCGCGAGCGGAAGCCGCTGGCGGAGATCGACGCGGTCGGCCGCCTGGAGGAGGCCGTGAAGCGCCTGGCGGGCGAAGCGGGGCGGACCGTGATCCGCTACTCCGGCACGGAGCCCCTCCTGAGGGTCCTCGTGGAAGCCGAGGGCCTCGACGGCATCCTCCCGGCCCTCGAGCCGCTCCTGGACCAGATCCGGCAAAGCTGACGCGACCGCAGGAAGACAGGCGCTTTAGCGGCTGCGTTCTTACCAGCAGGTTGTCGATCCCGGTTGCCTTCCCAGGCCGCTGTTACCGGGCGAAGTCCCGGAAAAAGCCTAGTCCCTTTGAAGTAAGATCCTTGGCAAAATGAGCAGGATTTGAGGTCGTCGGTGGATTCCCACCGCCTTCGGTGAAGGTAAACCCGATGAGGGGACGGAGGGGATCCCTGCAGCGTCGCTATGCATCCCCCGGGGCTGGAACGCCCCGCTTGTGCCGGTCCTGGTCCGGAATCGACGAGAACGGTCTCTCGCCAAGACGCCAGGATGCAAAGCCTCGCAGAGGGGTCCCCCTTTTCCGGTTCCGGCTGTGCGAGGCTTGGCGTCTTTGCGCCTTTGCGAGAGGGAAAGACCGCCTGTTTTTTTTATTCTGGAGCGTCCGGATGATCCGTGTTCATCAGTGTTCATCCGTGTTCATCCGTGGTTTCTCTCCGGTTTATCCGGGTTGGGGGCAGGGAGGGCCGCTTGAGTATCCGGCTCCCCCTCCCCCCGCTGCGAACGGGGCGGCGGTGCCCGATGCCCCGCGCTGTTCCGGCGCCGCCTCCGGGGCGCAAGGTTCATCAAACGGGCCGCAGGTGTCGCGCGAAATCGCGGGGCACAACGCCCGGGTCGCCGCGTTTTTCCCTTTGCTTTCCCCCCGCAATGGGGCTAAACTGGGTTCAGAACCGTCGCGAAGGGGGCAGCCATGGCCTTCATCGACTTCATCTCCGGGCTCGTCCGATCCAAGCTTCCACCGCTCAAGAAAGTTCATTTCGACGATTTCCAGCAGCGCGTCCGGCCCAACATCTACCTGGAGATCCCCCAGGCGGACGGGACCTGCTGCACCCTGACCCCGAGCCTCCACCCCGTGGGGAACCACTACGAGGAGCGGGTCCACGAGATGGTGAACGCGAAGGCGGACGTGCTGGATTACCTCAAGGAACGCATCCTGCACGCCCTGGTGGTGGACACCTGTCTCCTGGAGACCTCCACCTACTTCATCGAGCAGAACGACCACCTCCTCCTGGCGCGCCTGAAGCGCTTCATCGAGGAAGAGAAGATCCTGGAGATCAAGCTCTACACCGCCACGGCGGAGGAACTGAAAAAGCACTACTCCGACAAGATCTACATCGGGCGGTGTTTCATCCGGCCCCAGATGAACCACCTGCCCTGGGACGGCCTGAACCTGTACGTGCTGTCCCTGATGGACCAGTTCGAGATGGTGAAATCGATGGCGGACGGGAGGCTGCTGGACCCGAAGCGCTACGAGTCCACCTGTTTCGCCGAGATCAACGACATCATCACGGATTTGGCGGCGGAGGTGATCGCCGAGCTGGAGACCCTTCCCAGGACCTTCCAGCCGGAGCGGTGGCCCCTCGAGGAGAAGATCCGCGTCAAAGCCGTCTACCGGAAGATGATCCACCTCTTCATCGAGCTTCTCGACGCGGTGGGGGAGATGGAGAACACCCTTTTCTTCAACCAGGAGGACCGGTTCGCCAAGTACGTGACCAAGTACCGCCAGGATGTGAAGAATATCGTCAATTACCTGAATTTCAAGGTGCTTTCAGCGCTTTCCCGTTCCATTCACGACGAGTGAGCCGGCCGCCCGGTCCTGACGCCCCCGCAAAAAAGCCTGCCCAGCCCGCGAAACACGCGAATCGGAAGATCACAAGTCTCTTTGTTTCTCTGTATTCGTTATTCGCGTCAATTGGCGTTATTCGCGGGAAATCTCCCTTTCGCGACTGTTGCGGGGGTTTCAGTCCTGGAGGGACGCCCCGCACTCCGCGCAGCTCTCGTCCTCCTTGAGCACCACGGCGCCGCACTCGGAGCAGAGGTCGTAGTTCTCGGCCTCCTCCAGGATCCGTTTCGCTTCCTCGAGGTTCTCGGGCTCCACCCAGATGCGCAAGTGGGTGATGTCCTCGGACACCGTCACGGGGCCCGCATGGAAAGTCTGGTTCTCCAGGCGGCACTCGACGCCGTTCTCCTGGAGCAGCCCTTCCGCGAGATTGGCGGCCACCTCGTCGGCGAACTCGGCCGCCACCGCCCAGTGCCCGGGGATGTACTCCACTTCCTCCGAATCCTCGGGAAGGGTTTCCACCAGCGCCACATGGCAATCCGAACACTCGGTGATGGTCTCAACGTACTCGGCTTTGCAGATCGGGCACCACATAAAGCCTCCTGGCCTGATTTTCCGTCATTATGGCACGAAATCCGCATGAGCGCAAGCCTTTACTGATCGCGGGGATGCGAGGACCGGTCGCGGGAGGCGGTGGATGCGCCCGGTGCGCGGCCCCGCTTTCCCGCTGGAACCCGCGGCCCTTTCGTGGTGAAATACGACAGCACCCCCCCGCGGGGGGAGCGTAATCCGGACGAGGAGCAGTCATGGACGCGACAGGCCTGATGGAGCTGATTCGAGCGCGGCGGAGTGTCCGCCGCTACGACGGTCGCCCGGTGGGGCGGGACAAGGTGCGGCTGATGCTGGAAGCGCTGCGCCTGGCCCCGTCCTCGTGCAACACCCAGCCGTGGCGCGTGGTGGCGGTGGACCGGCCGGAGGTCATCGGGAAGCTCGCGGAGTGCGCGCCCGCCGGCACCCGCGTGAACCGGTGGATGGCCACGGCCCCCCTGGTCTTCGTCCTCTGCGCCCGGCCCCACACCTTCGTCCACAAGGCGGCCCGGCTGGCCGGCAGCGACTGTCACCCCCTCGACATGGGGATCGCCGGGGAGCACCTCTGCCTGATGGCGGCGGCGCTGGGGCTCGGCAGCTGCTGGGTCGGCTGGTTCTCCCCCCGGCCGGT is a window encoding:
- a CDS encoding phosphoglucosamine mutase — encoded protein: MKLFGTDGIRGEAGRFPLDGRTVEAVCTAVARRLAGGGGPAVLVARDTRESGPWIRDRARRAFAAAGVATLDLGVLPTPVAARAAARHGCAGALVISASHNPYTDNGLKFLTAEGTKLPDDLEAAVEAEVPGSTAPGDDGGEAPPPAFALDPAVDLAADPETLREYTDFLGRSFPRGTAGRPGLRVVVDCANGAASPLARLASDRFGLSLLAIHDTPDGRNINAGCGAVCPGTAARAVVETGAGLGLSLDGDGDRLMACDAAGRVLDGDALLYVLARWLASRNALPGAAVVGTVMTNLGLERALARDGIRLERTPVGDRHIQARLREQGCALGGEPSGHLIVAPYALTGDGFLAGCLLLEVLADTGEPLPGLLLGYTPCPSRIFNLRVRERKPLAEIDAVGRLEEAVKRLAGEAGRTVIRYSGTEPLLRVLVEAEGLDGILPALEPLLDQIRQS
- a CDS encoding DUF2007 domain-containing protein, translated to MWCPICKAEYVETITECSDCHVALVETLPEDSEEVEYIPGHWAVAAEFADEVAANLAEGLLQENGVECRLENQTFHAGPVTVSEDITHLRIWVEPENLEEAKRILEEAENYDLCSECGAVVLKEDESCAECGASLQD
- a CDS encoding nitroreductase family protein, with product MDATGLMELIRARRSVRRYDGRPVGRDKVRLMLEALRLAPSSCNTQPWRVVAVDRPEVIGKLAECAPAGTRVNRWMATAPLVFVLCARPHTFVHKAARLAGSDCHPLDMGIAGEHLCLMAAALGLGSCWVGWFSPRPVRRLLGIPRAVEISALIPVGYPAGGGETEPPGAGGTGPAVIGETPAAGGAARRNPLETMAWMNRYEGDPV